Proteins co-encoded in one Triplophysa dalaica isolate WHDGS20190420 chromosome 16, ASM1584641v1, whole genome shotgun sequence genomic window:
- the rell2 gene encoding RELT-like protein 2, which produces MTDHEIPSVDETSPTYIIFIVVFFFFMTGLLGFLICHLLKEKGYRCELENDEDDCEDKLGEEKDDESDDSQDTVEQILKCIIENEANMEAFKDLMDGQNVCELHDPRLHHKDSIGGLPLHHHTVHLGSEISSCAHCKQGHLLKTRCRSHVAKSKTRQEQTVFSVGRFRVTHMEKKNSPQGSINLPNLKPGDVSNDTTLSGIKDALKKPQEEYNIRNMFKDTGATNGKLPNAGKRKKSIPLLAFYKGINPVATKAAEGLVVDKKGQTTAEHLPVSLEKCSSSPIASETALDKSSKNESAHNFQVTVHESSPEDERADSVISQDKLDTTSTGGSSGCSRFSVVQTEVETVIRSAVTTEDREDDSVPNDNIKTDKVSQENIDKQRV; this is translated from the exons ATGACAGACCACGAGATACCTAGTGTGGATGAAACCTCGCCAACATACATCATCTTTATCGTGGTCTTTTTCTTCTTCATGACCGGCCTTTTGGGCTTCCTGATCTGTCATTTGTTAAAAGAGAAGGGTTACAGGTGTGAACTGGAGAATGATGAAGACGACTGCGAGGACAAACTTGGTGAAGAAAAAGACG ATGAATCAGATGACAGTCAAGACACTGTTGAACAAATTCTGAAATGCATCATTGAGAATGAAG CCAATATGGAGGCCTTTAAAGATTTGATGGACGGCCAGAATGTTTGCGAACTTCACGACCCACG GTTACATCACAAGGACAGTATAGGCGGCCTTCCCCTTCACCATCATACAGTTCATCTGGGATCTGAAATCAGCTCTTGTGCTCACTGTAAGCAaggacatttattaaaaacacgATGCAGAAGCCATGTGGCTAAAAGCAAAACCCGACAAGAACAGACTGTATTTTCTGTGGGCAG GTTTCGGGTCACCcacatggagaaaaaaaacagcccTCAAGGTTCCATCAATCTGCCCAACCTTAAACCAGGAGATGTGTCGAATGACACGACGCTCTCAGGAATAAAAGATGCCTTGAAAAAACCTCAGGAGGAATACAACATCCGCAACATGTTCAAAGACACCGGAGCAACTAATGGCAAGCTTCCAAATGCAGGCAAGCGGAAGAAAAGCATCCCACTGCTGGCCTTCTACAAGGGAATTAATCCAGTGGCCACTAAAGCAGCAGAAGGGCTTGTGGTGGACAAAAAAGGACAAACCACAGCTGAACATCTGCCGGTCTCTCTGGAGAAGTGCTCGAGCTCACCCATCGCATCTGAAACAGCTTTAGACAAAAGCTCAAAAAATGAATCTGCTCATAACTTCCAGGTGACTGTTCATGAGAGCAGCCCAGAGGATGAAAGAGCTGACAGTGTGATTTCACAAGACAAATTAGATACGACGTCCACCGGAGGATCCAGTGGTTGCTCAAGATTTTCTGTGGTTCAGACTGAAGTGGAGACTGTCATCAGATCCGCAGTCACTACTGAGGACAGAGAAGATGATAGCGTACCAAATGATAATATCAAAACTGATAAAGTCAGTCAGGAGAATATAGACAAACAGCGGGTATGA